The segment GGAAGCTGAGCCGCCCAGCCCCACCACGACGGGCGGCACCCCGCCTCACTCTGTCTCAAGACAGGAGCAGAGGACTCCGACCACGGCTCAAGTGGAGTATGCCACTCCACCACCAGACGTCACCGAATTCGTGGACGCCTtccacgacggcgaggaggTACGATTTCGTCGTGTGGACAATGTTCTCGGTGATGCAGCAACTCCGGGACTGGCAGCACGGTTGCTGGGCGAAGAGGAGGAGCTTATGATGCTGAGCACAGAAGAGCCGGCCACCTTCGCCGCAGCAGAGCGCGAGCCGGAGTGGCGGCGCGCTATGCTGGAGGAGATGCGGCAGATCGAGGCAAATCGGACCTGGGAGTTGGTCGATCCACCGGCTGGATGCTGGCCGATCGGACTCAAATGGGTCTACAAGGTGAAGAAGGACGAGCACGGCGCGGTGGTGAAGCACAAGGCGCGGCTCGTCGCTCGGGGGTTCGTGCAGCGAGAAGGGATCGATTTCGAGGAGGTGTTCGCGCCAGTGGCGCGCATGGAGTCGGTGCGACTCGTCCTGGCCATGGCGGCGGCCAAGGACTGGGCTGTTCACCACCTCGACGTCAAATCCGCCTTTCTCAACGGCGACTTGACGGAGGAGGTCTTCGTCAAGCAGGCCCCAGGTTTCATCGCACAGGGGGCTGAGCACAAGGTGCTCCGCCTCAGGAAGGCGCTCTACGGCTTGCGGCAGGCGCCGCGAGCGTGGAACTCCAAGCTCGACGCCACCATGGCGGAGCTCGGGTTCACGCGGTGTGCAACAGAGCATGCCCTGTACACCCGCCGACGGGGGAAGGAAGAACTCGTCGTCGGGGTGTACGTGGATGACTTAATCGTCACCGGTGCGCGGGAGAAGGACATCTCATCGTTCAAAACCGAGATGGCGGCAAAGTTCCAGATGACCGATCTCGGTGCGCTGAGCTACTACCTCGGCATCGAGGTGAAGCAGGGAGGCAAGGCAGTCACGCTGGGGCAGCGTGCCTACGCGCGCAAGGTGCTGGAGCGGGCGGGCATGGAGAATTGCAGGCCTGCAGCGACTCCGATGGAGGAGCGGATCAAGCTGTCGAAGCAGAGCACGGCGGAGAAGGTGGACGCAACGCGCTACCGGAGCATCGTCGGCGGGCTGCGCTGGCTCACCCATACTCGGCCGGACATCGCGTTCGCGGTCGGGTATGTAAGCCGGTTCATGGAGGACCCGCGGGAGGATCACTGGATGGCAGTCAAGCGGGTGCTGCGCTACATCCAGGGGACGATGGATCAGGCTCTCGTCTTCCCAAAAGGCGGGGGGTCTGGTTCAGGCGGGCTGGAGCTCGCGGCTTACAACGACGCGGACATGGCAGGCGATGTCGATGGACGACGCAGCACCTCAGGCGTGTTGATCCTCCTCGGCGCGGCACCTGTCGCCTAGCaatcgctgaagcagaagacggTGGCTCTGTCGACTTGCGAGGCAGAATATGTCGCTGCAGCCACCGCGGCATGCCAGTTGGTGTGGATGCGCCGGCTGCTGGGGGAGCTCACAGGCATTGAGCCCCGGCCGCCTGTGCTCAAAGTGGACAATCAGCCAGCAATAGCTCTGGCAAAGAATCCTGTTCTccacgaccgaagcaaacacaTCGATGTGAAGTTCCACTTCCTACGTGATTGCGTCGAGGAGAAGCAGATTGTCATCGAGTTTGTTGAGACTGGTCGACAACTCGCTGACATCTTCACTAAGCCAGTTGGGCGACTTCGGTTCTTGGAGCTAAGGAGCAAGATTGGCATGGTGGAGGTCAAGAGTACACAGCAGGATTAGGGGAAGATTGTAAGATATAATCTGCTGTCCCTCTTGTACTTTTGTCCTGCATTCGGCAGGTTCAAGTGGTCAGCTCTTGGCTGCCACTGTAGAAGTATGGCAATAGGCCATTTAGTCTTCCATAGTTGGTAGAAGTACACCAGCTAGAGTAGTGGGCTGGTTTAGGCTGGTACAAGAGTAGGAATTGGCTGAGATAAGCCATGTAGTGTAGTtgttggagtggtgtagtcaccATCCAAGTAGTGTACCAGCAGGTACATAGTTTGTGTATATATACCCTACCTATTGCAATGGAAAAACTCAGTTCAATTGCCACTCATTCAGTCCCTGTTTCGGTCTGAAACCGTGTGTGCTGTGTGTGTGCTGTGGGAGCTCAGGGCTCTTCTTCTACCTTGGAgcaggggagagggagaggggaggagagCAGGTGCTGCTCACCTCGGTGCAGGGTCTCTGTGCCAACATGAACTGATCTTAAACATTGAAGAGAGGTGCTTTATAAAATCATGTATTGTATATGTAGTGAAGTTTCTGCTGCAGCACTTACACTGTTGATAATTTTTATCTCTCTCATTCTGATATCTATACCATTTTTCTTATGTGCCAACAAAATAGTAGtattttatttaaatttgttgACAAGATGTGGATAAATCACATTTATTTAATAATGTACTCAGTAGCAAACTGGAGAGATGCTTTTTTACTACTCTCTTAGTGGCACATGTTGTTCTGCTTGTATGTGGAGCTATATTATTCAACCTTTGGctactagattttttttttcaaagagtatgtatatatatgttgtgGAAGAGTTTGTCTGTGTATTTCCTTGTTCTGATACTGGTTTGGGTTGGGTCGATTTTGCCATGTTGTGTATTGTAATGGTCAACCAGATGGGAGATTTTGAGCTCATTGACTGCTTTCAGCAAAACTCTACATGATAGCCTTCCAACTAACTATATTCTTATTTGAATTAATGCAGGATGTGCGCCGTATGAAGGCATCTCCATTGACTGTCGAGGAGAAAGAATGTATCAAGGAGGTGATAACTTGTGACTGCAGGCTATCTCATTTTTTTCATGTTTGATTTTTGTCGCATAATTTATTCCATACCTACTGTGATTTCAGGGGTTGAGGATATTCAAAAACGACTGGAAATCAGTTTGGAAGTTTGTAGTGCCACATAGAGACCCTTCACTGCTCCAACGTCAGTGGAGAGTTGCAAGTGGAGTCCAGAAATCTTACAGTAAAAGTGATGCTGAAAAAGAAAGAAGGCGAACATATGAAGCAAAGAGGAGAAAGCTGAGAGTATCCATGCCCAATTCACGCCGTGGGCAAGAGGTTAGTATGTTTCTCTAACTTGTAGGATATTCAAATAATATCATAATCTCCATCTAAAGTGATGTCATTGAGCATAATTTTTAATGCTTTCATCACAGGCTGATAACAATGCTTCTGAAGATGCTGAAAATGATGATGATTCATATGTCAATGAAGCATTTTTGGAAGACACAGATAGTATGCCTTGTCAGCAATCAGGCACAGACCTCGATGAAGAATGTGGTACTGCAGGTGGTTACATTGAACCCCAGAAACTAAGTGGTGCGAAACTTGATGTAACCACCTCATACATACCTTTTATGTACCGCCCCTCTGATGGCCCATCATATGTGAGAGCACCTTCCACTGCAGCTCAGGTGGTATCATGTGGATCTCTGGACCAACTGCCAGCTTCCCAATTGAGTAAACAGAAAGGTAGTTGTGTGGTCAAGTTGGCTCCAGACTTGCCTCCTGTGAACCTTCCCCCTTCTGTCCGTGTCCTATCTCAGGTGGAATTTTATCGGAACTCAACACACTTTCATGGCACCTCGGATAATGCAGCAAAGGATATGTATCCCGTGCCACCTTTGACCTCCTTTACAGAAAGTGCTGATAGACAGCTAAATCTGTTCCCTGATCACAGAGCTAATTCTAGATTGCAGCAGAATGGGATCTCTAGTGATAATGCTACAGAAGATGGTGCTGAGCAAGATTTGCAGATGCATCCTTTACTGTTTAAGTATCCTCGAGATGTTTCGTCATATAGTCACCCGGTTCAAAATCTTATTAATCAGTCAAGAAAATATGATCTTTTCCCCTTTGAGAAAGTTCAAGTTGAGAGAAGTAACAACCAGACTACAGGTTCCACCGAAAATGGTACTGTAAATGCTAACACCATCGACTTCCATCCTCTCTTGCAAAGAACGGAAGGTTATGTGCATAATGAAGTACCAGAATATGATAATAACCTTGACTGCCATCAGTCTGATAATAACATGAGCGAAATCCCAGTAGATGACCAATCAACAGCTGGGCAAGCATCCACAAGCCCTTATGAGAGGGAGACAAGTATTGACTTGAACATTCATTTGTGTTCTCCAATGGCCATAAATGATTCAAATGACTTCAGAAGTAGTTTTAGCAGATCAAATGTTCAAGATGAAGTTTCTAGGAAGGACAAATCTAGTGTTCCAGAGCTTGAGGTTGTAAATTCCTATTCCCATCATTGCATTCAAGAACCTAATGAAGAATCAATGCAAGGAATTGTAATGGAGCAAGAAGAGTTAAGTGATTCCGAGGAAGATAGCCAGCATGTTGAGTTTGAATGTGAAGAAATGGATGATTCTGAAGAGGAGCAAGTTCAGAGTCCAGAAgcctctccaattcaaaataagGTGATCTTTGCAGATACGCCTATTAGTATTATAATAATATTCATGATCCTTGTATAGCATTGTATTATGATTTGTTCTTAACAAAATTCCATGGCATTGGAAAAGATGTTCAGTTTTTGTTATTGCTGTGTTTTGCTTTAACATGCCAGGAACATAAGCATATGTGATTGGTTTTGTTTTCATGGTTATACTTAATTTGTCAGAAATTTTCTCCTCTGTTCATTACTCTTTATTTcaattttctctttttcttctgaTTTTTTTATATGTTTAAATATTTCTTGTTCAGGGTATCTCAGCATCAGTTGTTTGTGGGGAAGTTCATGTTAGTAATGACCACAGTCAAATCCAGCAAGGATCTGTTCAAAAGGATAAACAGGGTGCAAGCTCAATGCAGAAAACTCAAGTTCCTTCTCGGTCAGTGAGGAGTAAGCTGAAGCCGGAAACTGCTAACTGCACAGGATCTAGGGCGAGCCAACATTCGTCCACTTCTCACACAGCTGAAACTAGCCGGAGCAAAACCAGAAATTCTAAAGTGCCACAGGGACAGTCAAGTGCTGAACGCAAGCCCAATGATTCAAGAACTAGAAAAACTCTGGCCCCAAGATGAAGGCCAATTTAGCATTTTATTCCTGTGCTGCATGTGGCAAAGGCAGAATGGCTCAGTTCAATCTGTTGTCACTCTGTTG is part of the Sorghum bicolor cultivar BTx623 chromosome 10, Sorghum_bicolor_NCBIv3, whole genome shotgun sequence genome and harbors:
- the LOC8065447 gene encoding uncharacterized protein LOC8065447, translated to MKASPLTVEEKECIKEGLRIFKNDWKSVWKFVVPHRDPSLLQRQWRVASGVQKSYSKSDAEKERRRTYEAKRRKLRVSMPNSRRGQEADNNASEDAENDDDSYVNEAFLEDTDSMPCQQSGTDLDEECGTAGGYIEPQKLSGAKLDVTTSYIPFMYRPSDGPSYVRAPSTAAQVVSCGSLDQLPASQLSKQKGSCVVKLAPDLPPVNLPPSVRVLSQVEFYRNSTHFHGTSDNAAKDMYPVPPLTSFTESADRQLNLFPDHRANSRLQQNGISSDNATEDGAEQDLQMHPLLFKYPRDVSSYSHPVQNLINQSRKYDLFPFEKVQVERSNNQTTGSTENGTVNANTIDFHPLLQRTEGYVHNEVPEYDNNLDCHQSDNNMSEIPVDDQSTAGQASTSPYERETSIDLNIHLCSPMAINDSNDFRSSFSRSNVQDEVSRKDKSSVPELEVVNSYSHHCIQEPNEESMQGIVMEQEELSDSEEDSQHVEFECEEMDDSEEEQVQSPEASPIQNKGISASVVCGEVHVSNDHSQIQQGSVQKDKQGASSMQKTQVPSRSVRSKLKPETANCTGSRASQHSSTSHTAETSRSKTRNSKVPQGQSSAERKPNDSRTRKTLAPR